The following are encoded together in the Longimicrobium sp. genome:
- a CDS encoding Ig-like domain-containing protein gives MRSVRLPVPIHKHAGDGQQGAPGARLTDPLIVHVADEHDRPMSGVAVEFSVTRGGGTLTANADRVTMVTDADGLARAAWTLGPAGAQEAQARVVNGTREPVAFTAALP, from the coding sequence GTGCGATCCGTCCGCCTCCCCGTGCCCATCCACAAGCACGCGGGTGACGGCCAGCAAGGTGCACCGGGCGCACGCCTCACCGATCCCCTCATCGTCCACGTCGCCGACGAACACGATCGCCCGATGAGCGGCGTCGCCGTGGAGTTCTCCGTCACCCGAGGCGGCGGCACTCTCACCGCGAACGCCGATCGCGTGACGATGGTGACGGACGCCGATGGCCTCGCGCGCGCTGCTTGGACGCTCGGCCCCGCCGGGGCGCAGGAGGCGCAGGCGCGCGTGGTGAACGGGACGCGCGAGCCGGTGGCTTTCACGGCCGCGCTCCCCTGA
- a CDS encoding DUF433 domain-containing protein, which translates to MTEITSVIHCDPDILGGTAVFVGTRVPLQNLIDYLSAGDSLDDFLRSFPTVSREQATAALERIGPGEIIHLHAQPPS; encoded by the coding sequence ATGACCGAAATCACATCCGTCATACACTGTGATCCGGACATCCTGGGGGGCACAGCGGTCTTCGTCGGCACGCGCGTGCCTCTTCAGAACCTGATCGACTATCTGTCGGCGGGCGACAGTCTCGACGACTTTCTCCGCTCGTTCCCAACGGTCAGTCGCGAGCAGGCGACTGCGGCTCTCGAGCGGATTGGTCCCGGCGAGATCATCCACC
- a CDS encoding lysozyme inhibitor LprI family protein codes for MLPVVALLAVSLLGVPVRGLHAQEFHEDVKHWCQDFWMLPRAEILDCLMRDYAAADAELNRTYQQVISSLPDARREPLRAEQRAWLARYDATLTAYYSRPWANHSRVKVLPSQIRAVRDRTAYLRGLLR; via the coding sequence ATGCTCCCTGTCGTTGCTCTGCTGGCCGTATCGCTCCTTGGCGTGCCCGTTCGCGGGCTCCACGCACAGGAGTTTCACGAGGACGTGAAGCACTGGTGCCAGGACTTCTGGATGCTCCCGCGCGCGGAGATCCTGGACTGCCTGATGCGGGACTACGCCGCCGCCGACGCGGAGCTCAACCGGACGTACCAGCAGGTGATCAGCTCGCTCCCCGACGCCCGGCGCGAGCCGCTGCGCGCGGAGCAGCGGGCGTGGCTAGCCCGCTACGACGCCACCCTGACCGCGTACTACTCGCGCCCGTGGGCCAACCACTCGCGCGTAAAGGTGCTCCCCTCGCAAATCCGCGCCGTGCGCGACCGCACGGCGTACCTGCGGGGCCTGCTCAGGTAA
- a CDS encoding AAA family ATPase translates to MSDPTPMLQRLSLSGFKTVRRLDALELGMMNLLIGPNGAGKSNLISFFRLLNRMATPPGNLQLFVAKAGGASTLLHNGSAFTQDICSDLVFAAPLGWREYGFRLSYAAQDTLIFAQEQITRSHEHERGCDDSRLSMGSGHRESHLIYANDIDIRHMTEGLQGFFADCLVYQFHNTSETARIRQRWSVTDNRSLKEDGANLAPFLLRILQQHPPHYQRITSTLRQIASYFADFVLEPEGDSVLLRWREIGSDIVFGPHQASDGTLRAMALIALLMQPTAEMPSIIILDEPELGLHPRAIAVLAGLLQAASLHRQVIVATQSSVLLDHFEPEQVIVGEREGSESVFRRLDRYKLESWLEEFTLSDLWDKNVLGGRPH, encoded by the coding sequence ATGAGCGATCCCACCCCGATGCTTCAGCGGCTGTCCCTCTCCGGCTTCAAGACGGTCCGGCGATTGGACGCATTGGAATTGGGAATGATGAACCTGCTAATCGGGCCGAATGGAGCAGGCAAGTCGAACCTGATCTCCTTCTTCCGCCTGCTCAATCGCATGGCGACGCCGCCCGGCAATCTCCAGTTGTTCGTGGCTAAGGCTGGAGGAGCGAGTACGCTGCTTCACAACGGTTCGGCTTTCACTCAAGACATCTGCAGCGATCTTGTATTCGCTGCCCCTCTTGGATGGCGGGAGTATGGCTTCCGCCTCTCGTACGCGGCTCAGGACACGCTGATCTTCGCTCAAGAGCAAATCACTCGTAGCCACGAGCACGAACGAGGATGCGACGACAGCCGACTCTCGATGGGCTCAGGTCATCGCGAATCGCACCTAATCTATGCCAATGACATCGATATCCGGCACATGACGGAGGGCCTACAGGGATTCTTCGCAGATTGCTTGGTTTACCAGTTCCACAATACATCTGAAACGGCGCGGATCCGCCAGCGTTGGAGCGTAACAGACAACCGGTCGCTGAAAGAGGATGGGGCCAACCTAGCGCCCTTCCTGCTCCGAATCCTGCAACAGCATCCGCCGCACTACCAGCGAATCACGAGCACGCTTCGGCAGATTGCGTCCTACTTCGCCGACTTCGTGCTCGAGCCAGAAGGCGATAGCGTGCTTCTGCGGTGGCGGGAAATCGGGAGCGACATCGTATTCGGGCCACACCAAGCTTCCGACGGGACGCTCCGGGCAATGGCTCTTATCGCATTGCTCATGCAGCCCACGGCCGAGATGCCGTCCATCATCATCCTCGACGAGCCGGAGCTTGGGCTTCATCCACGCGCCATCGCCGTGCTGGCGGGCCTGCTGCAAGCGGCTTCGCTGCACCGGCAGGTGATCGTCGCTACGCAGTCATCAGTTCTCCTCGACCACTTCGAACCCGAGCAAGTGATCGTGGGAGAGCGCGAGGGGTCCGAATCCGTGTTCCGGCGCCTGGACCGCTACAAGCTGGAATCCTGGCTGGAGGAATTCACGCTTTCCGACCTGTGGGACAAGAACGTGCTGGGCGGAAGGCCGCACTGA
- a CDS encoding CcmD family protein: MRRIRIVLIALLALLAAPSAARAQPDTGAATTTYQPAPPGTASAVPTREAPPRSLRAYWHVFIAFAIAWGLLFGYVVLIARRSRRLEEQLDGLPRS, translated from the coding sequence ATGCGCCGCATCCGCATCGTTCTCATCGCCCTGCTGGCCCTGCTCGCCGCGCCCTCCGCCGCGCGAGCGCAGCCGGATACGGGCGCCGCCACCACGACGTACCAGCCGGCCCCGCCGGGTACCGCGTCCGCGGTTCCCACGCGCGAGGCCCCGCCGCGCAGCCTTCGTGCGTACTGGCACGTCTTCATCGCGTTCGCGATCGCGTGGGGGCTGCTGTTCGGCTACGTGGTGCTGATCGCCCGCCGCTCGCGCCGGCTCGAGGAGCAGTTGGACGGGCTGCCAAGGTCGTAA
- a CDS encoding zinc-dependent alcohol dehydrogenase family protein yields the protein MRAMVIPRHGGPEVFELRDIDRPRPRAGEVLVRVVCSGTNPVDAKLRQNAGWAGLTPPLVLGYDVSGVVEEVGADVTGFQPGDEVFYTPETIGNSLGSYAEYNAAPASIVAHNPRTMSHEEAAGVPLAGGTAWEAIIRRMRVMPGETVLIHGGAGGVGSFAVQIAKAVGARVLATAGTRNQAVLRELGVDVPIDYTQQDAAEVALRETGGKGVDAVFDTVGGEAIKKSIPATRPFGRLSTILTPEGTLGGLSSKNQTLFGIFLMRESLRLREMAALIDQRKMRTLIGETLSLEQVHKAHERLDSGHGTGKVILRVAEG from the coding sequence ATGCGCGCGATGGTCATTCCCCGCCACGGCGGGCCCGAAGTCTTCGAGCTGAGAGACATCGATCGTCCCCGGCCGCGCGCTGGCGAGGTGCTGGTGCGCGTGGTGTGCTCCGGCACCAACCCGGTAGATGCCAAGCTGCGCCAGAACGCGGGGTGGGCCGGGCTCACGCCGCCGCTGGTGCTGGGCTACGACGTGTCGGGCGTGGTGGAGGAGGTGGGTGCCGACGTCACCGGCTTCCAGCCCGGCGACGAGGTGTTCTACACGCCCGAGACCATCGGCAACTCGCTGGGCAGCTACGCCGAGTACAACGCGGCGCCGGCCAGCATCGTCGCCCACAACCCGCGCACGATGTCGCACGAGGAAGCCGCGGGCGTTCCGCTGGCCGGCGGCACCGCCTGGGAGGCCATCATCCGGCGGATGCGGGTGATGCCGGGCGAAACGGTGCTCATCCACGGCGGCGCGGGTGGCGTGGGCTCGTTCGCGGTGCAGATCGCCAAGGCCGTGGGGGCGCGGGTGCTGGCCACGGCGGGCACGCGCAACCAGGCGGTGCTGCGCGAGTTGGGCGTGGACGTTCCCATCGACTACACGCAGCAGGACGCGGCCGAGGTGGCGCTGCGGGAGACGGGCGGCAAGGGCGTGGACGCGGTGTTCGACACCGTCGGCGGCGAGGCGATCAAAAAGAGCATTCCCGCCACGCGTCCGTTCGGCCGGCTGTCGACCATCCTGACGCCCGAGGGCACGCTCGGCGGGCTTTCGAGCAAAAACCAGACGCTGTTCGGCATCTTCCTGATGCGCGAGTCACTGCGATTGCGCGAGATGGCGGCGCTGATCGACCAGAGGAAGATGCGCACGCTAATCGGTGAGACGCTGTCGCTCGAACAGGTGCACAAGGCGCACGAGCGGCTGGATTCCGGTCACGGCACCGGCAAGGTGATCCTTCGCGTCGCGGAGGGCTGA
- a CDS encoding protein kinase domain-containing protein: MQGFEGLLAGHQLAGRYQIEKVIGRGGFAAVYSATDERLGRTVAVKVMTLTPSKPALQEEVRKRFHREAKAIARLHHPNVVTVFDFGTDPVLGLDFLVMELLRGEDLSTRLARPDPIPLDFALRILRDATLGVNEGHKAGLIHRDVKPGNVFLVPGDQPDFVRVCVLDFGIARLVGDEATQLTHSGGIAMSPAYASPEQIRGERDVTPASDVFSLGAIGYELLARERPFAGNRLLQPVGPDEPIPLWERDPALPRPVAEVIHRALAAEPEDRYPDAGAMAEALAQALSEPETRGVVVPPAPVVEPDTSSTLASPPPEEAPAVAWVSDVPPAPEPTVAAPAAEAPPPQPTAPLAIPVPQPTRKLEPKPRPAAPSVARAPAKPGARRFAPLAALLLVLLIGGAVWAFGRRSGDEPAPAPPTASRPDSPVTPAATPSDGQLPSADDPGARDTMLGGIPGEAEAPPPASASDPTQVAASVSDRPEPPPPTVAERPEAPAKDAAARRLNREGEGAFERGEVSDAVRRLRAAVQRDPGNVLFRNNLGWALFEAGQLDEARRELEQVIRMNPRRDIAYANLGEVKWKQGDRAGAIAAYERFLELNSDPRRERIAREKLRRMRQG, encoded by the coding sequence ATGCAAGGATTCGAGGGGCTGCTGGCCGGACACCAGCTGGCCGGCCGCTACCAGATCGAGAAGGTGATCGGACGCGGGGGGTTCGCGGCCGTCTACAGCGCCACCGACGAGCGCCTGGGCCGGACCGTCGCCGTGAAGGTGATGACGCTCACCCCGTCCAAGCCCGCGCTGCAGGAAGAGGTGAGGAAGCGCTTTCACCGTGAGGCCAAGGCCATCGCGCGCCTTCACCACCCCAATGTGGTGACGGTGTTCGACTTTGGCACCGACCCGGTGCTGGGGCTGGACTTCCTGGTGATGGAGCTGCTGCGGGGCGAGGACCTTTCCACCCGCCTGGCCCGCCCCGATCCCATCCCGCTCGACTTCGCGCTGCGCATCCTTCGCGACGCCACCCTCGGCGTGAACGAGGGGCACAAGGCGGGGCTGATCCACCGCGACGTGAAGCCCGGCAACGTGTTCCTGGTGCCGGGCGACCAGCCGGACTTCGTGCGGGTGTGCGTGCTGGATTTCGGCATTGCGCGGCTGGTGGGCGACGAGGCTACGCAGCTGACGCATTCCGGCGGCATCGCCATGTCGCCCGCCTACGCCTCGCCCGAGCAGATCCGCGGCGAGCGCGACGTCACGCCTGCCTCCGACGTGTTCAGCCTGGGCGCCATCGGGTACGAGCTGCTGGCGCGCGAGCGGCCGTTCGCGGGCAACCGCCTGCTGCAGCCGGTGGGTCCGGACGAGCCTATCCCGCTGTGGGAGCGCGATCCCGCCCTTCCCCGTCCCGTCGCAGAGGTCATCCACCGGGCGCTGGCCGCCGAGCCGGAGGACCGCTATCCCGACGCTGGCGCCATGGCCGAGGCGCTGGCGCAGGCGCTCAGTGAGCCGGAGACCCGCGGCGTCGTGGTCCCTCCCGCCCCGGTCGTCGAGCCGGATACGTCTTCCACGCTCGCTTCGCCTCCGCCGGAGGAAGCGCCCGCCGTCGCGTGGGTCAGCGACGTTCCTCCCGCCCCGGAGCCGACCGTCGCCGCGCCGGCCGCGGAAGCGCCTCCGCCGCAACCCACTGCGCCCCTCGCGATCCCGGTCCCGCAGCCCACGCGCAAGCTAGAGCCGAAGCCGCGGCCCGCCGCGCCCAGCGTTGCCCGAGCACCGGCAAAGCCCGGCGCGCGCCGGTTCGCTCCGCTGGCCGCGCTGCTGCTGGTTCTGCTAATCGGCGGGGCGGTGTGGGCATTCGGGCGGCGGTCGGGCGACGAGCCGGCACCGGCGCCGCCTACCGCGTCTCGCCCGGACTCGCCCGTCACACCGGCCGCGACGCCGAGCGATGGACAGCTGCCTTCCGCGGACGACCCCGGCGCGCGCGACACCATGCTGGGCGGCATCCCAGGCGAAGCGGAGGCGCCACCGCCCGCCAGCGCCTCCGATCCCACGCAGGTGGCGGCGAGCGTCTCCGATCGCCCGGAGCCACCCCCGCCGACCGTGGCGGAACGGCCCGAGGCCCCCGCGAAGGACGCCGCGGCGCGTCGCCTGAATCGCGAGGGCGAGGGAGCGTTCGAGCGGGGCGAAGTGAGCGATGCAGTGCGGCGGCTGCGGGCGGCGGTGCAGCGCGACCCTGGCAACGTGCTGTTCCGCAACAACCTGGGTTGGGCACTCTTCGAGGCGGGGCAGCTGGACGAGGCCCGTCGCGAGCTGGAGCAGGTGATCCGTATGAATCCGCGCCGCGACATCGCCTACGCCAACTTGGGTGAGGTGAAGTGGAAGCAGGGCGACCGCGCGGGTGCCATCGCCGCCTACGAACGGTTCCTGGAGCTGAACTCCGATCCCCGGCGCGAGCGGATCGCACGCGAAAAGCTGCGCCGCATGCGCCAGGGCTGA
- a CDS encoding DUF433 domain-containing protein produces the protein MPGPESRPIALPDGTVFHRDPEIHSGTPVFVGTRVPVQTFVEYLEGGYDVDEFLDHFPSVRREQAIGFLEMAAQAALARVA, from the coding sequence ATGCCTGGCCCCGAATCCCGCCCCATCGCGCTCCCGGACGGCACCGTGTTCCATCGCGATCCCGAAATCCATAGTGGAACGCCGGTGTTCGTGGGGACGCGTGTACCCGTGCAGACGTTTGTCGAATACCTGGAGGGGGGGTACGACGTCGACGAGTTCTTGGACCACTTCCCAAGCGTACGGCGCGAGCAGGCCATCGGATTCCTGGAGATGGCTGCCCAAGCGGCTCTCGCGAGAGTAGCGTGA